One genomic region from Geotrypetes seraphini chromosome 17, aGeoSer1.1, whole genome shotgun sequence encodes:
- the TRNT1 gene encoding CCA tRNA nucleotidyltransferase 1, mitochondrial yields the protein MIQQIVRQFLSLNAVREIVVKRTLYTMQLQSEEFQALFTTGLKTMADLFTKQNQELRLAGGAVRDLLMGKKPQDLDFATTATPDQMKEIFQRAGIRLINNRGEKHGTITARINEENFEVTTLRIDLTTDGRHADVLFTTDWLKDAERRDLTINSMFLDLDGTLYDYFGGFEDLKNKRICFVGDAAQRIQEDYLRILRYFRFYGRIAERPNGHDPATLDAIRHNARGLAGISGERVWLELKKILLGEHTNHLVHLMYELGMAPYMGLPEDGNLHELDKVCKNVQNLSPKPMTLLVSLLSLEDEIAKLDLRLKISKEEKNLGLFLLKHRRDLTSDASGSEPLKPYQDFIIDAREPDAQSRICELLKYQGEQRFLQEMELWSIPRFPVNGHDLRRMGISSGKEIGSMLQELRAQWKKSGFKMDKEELLDNLAKTLK from the exons ATGATTCAACAGATCGTGAGGCAGTTTCTGAGCCTTAATGCTGTGCGTGAGATTGTGGTGAAGCGAACTCTGTATACCATGCAGCTGCAATCGGAGGAGTTCCAGGCATTGTTTACCACAGGATTAAAAACTATGGCAG ACCTGTTCACCAAGCAGAACCAGGAGCTGCGACTAGCAGGAGGCGCAGTGCGTGACTTGTTAATGGGAAAAAAGCCACAGGATTTGGACTTTGCCACCACAGCAACACCTGATCAAATGAAAGAAATATTCCAGAGAGCTGGGATCAGATTGATCAATAACAGAGGGGAAAAACATGGAACAATCACAGCTAGG ATTAATGAAGAAAATTTTGAGGTGACAACTTTGCGTATCGATTTGACTACTGATGGTCGACATGCTGACGTCTTATTCACTACTGATTGGCTAAAGGATGCTGAGCGCCGAGACCTCACAATAAACTCCATGTTTCTTG ATTTGGATGGTACTCTTTATGATTACTTTGGTGGTTTTGAAGACTTGAAAAACAAACGCATTTGTTTTGTTGGAGATGCAGCACAGCGAATACAAGAGGACTATTTGCGAATTTTGCGTTATTTCAG GTTCTATGGGAGAATAGCTGAGCGTCCCAATGGCCACGATCCTGCCACGTTAGATGCCATCAGACACAATGCAAGAGGATTGGCTGGAATCTCAGGAGAAAGGGTTTGGCTGGAGCTGAAGAAGATTTTGCTTGGCGAGCACACCAATCATTTGGTACATCTTATGTATGAGCTTGGAATGGCACCTTATATGG GATTACCAGAGGATGGAAATTTACACGAGCTGGACAAGGTTTGTAAGAATGTGCAGAATTTGTCTCCGAAGCCCATGACTCTGCTGGTGTCACTACTTTCGCTGGAGGATGAGATAGCAAAGCTCGATCTAAGGTTAAAGATCTCCAAAGAAGAAAAGAACCTTGGTCTCTTCCTGTTAAAGCACCGGAGAGACCTAACCTCGGATGCTTCAGGTTCAGAACCTCTCAAGCCATACCAAGATTTCATTATTGAT GCCAGAGAACCTGATGCACAGAGCAGGATCTGTGAGCTGTTAAAGTACCAGGGAGAACAGCGCTTCCTGCAGGAGATGGAGCTTTGGTCTATTCCACGCTTCCCTGTTAATGGACATGACTTAAGAAGAATGGGCATTTCCtcagggaaagagattgggagCATGTTACAAGAGCTGAGGGCTCAGTGGAAGAAGAGTGGCTTTAAGATGGACAAAGAAGAGCTTCTGGACAACTTAGCAAAGACTTTGAAATGA